Proteins found in one Gordonia sp. PDNC005 genomic segment:
- a CDS encoding MlaD family protein, giving the protein MKNRLKSSYNGNRRLWWGIFGAVGIIIILVATVGLSQAEFGKRTYTGDFAQAGGVRPGDKVRVAGIDVGEVTDTKLDGDHVTISMAVDDEVQVKEDGSAEIKMSTLLGQRYVDIIVGESDKDLSGERITDTRVPYDLQQTLAKGTPVLAGIKSEDLANSIRTLNTQLKGAPAIMGPTLEALTRMSKIINDRSSQIDTLLTDTKAVTEQVQSSQFQLSIIVGQGAQLANKIATREQLVTRMLDGIAELTEQARAVAAENGNTFAPLMANLDTISTGLEKNRDNLRKLLEVLPVTARLTTNLMADGPYANGYLPWGLFPDNWLCAARVVEGC; this is encoded by the coding sequence GTGAAGAATCGACTGAAGTCCTCGTACAACGGCAACCGTCGCCTCTGGTGGGGCATCTTCGGTGCTGTCGGGATCATCATCATCCTGGTCGCGACGGTCGGCCTCAGCCAGGCCGAGTTCGGCAAACGAACCTACACCGGCGACTTCGCTCAAGCAGGTGGGGTCCGGCCCGGCGACAAGGTCCGCGTAGCAGGGATCGACGTCGGCGAAGTCACCGACACGAAGCTGGACGGCGACCACGTCACCATCTCGATGGCCGTCGACGACGAAGTGCAGGTCAAGGAGGACGGATCCGCTGAGATCAAGATGTCGACGCTGCTGGGGCAGCGTTATGTGGACATCATCGTCGGCGAATCCGACAAGGACCTGTCGGGGGAGCGGATCACCGACACTCGAGTGCCGTACGACCTGCAACAGACCCTCGCCAAGGGCACCCCGGTGCTGGCCGGGATCAAATCGGAGGATCTCGCCAACAGCATCCGGACATTGAACACGCAGCTCAAGGGTGCACCGGCGATCATGGGCCCGACCCTCGAGGCGCTGACACGGATGTCGAAGATCATCAACGACCGCAGTTCGCAGATCGACACGCTCCTGACGGACACGAAGGCCGTGACCGAACAGGTGCAGAGCAGCCAGTTCCAGCTGTCGATCATCGTCGGTCAGGGTGCTCAGCTCGCGAACAAGATCGCGACCCGTGAACAACTCGTCACTCGCATGCTCGACGGAATCGCGGAACTCACCGAGCAGGCACGGGCCGTCGCTGCGGAGAACGGCAACACGTTCGCTCCGTTGATGGCCAACTTGGACACGATCTCGACCGGGTTGGAGAAGAACCGCGACAACCTACGGAAGCTCCTGGAGGTACTGCCGGTGACCGCGCGCTTGACCACCAACCTCATGGCTGACGGTCCATACGCCAACGGTTACCTGCCGTGGGGACTCTTCCCCGACAACTGGCTCTGCGCCGCGAGGGTGGTGGAAGGATGCTGA
- a CDS encoding MCE family protein produces MLTAPRRALAAAAMTAVVALGVTGCSLMPASWTTTLGQAKSVTAYFDDVSGLFVGNDVAVLGMPVGRITSVEPEGTRVKVVFTVSNDVDVPEDATAAIVNTSIVTTRHIELTPAYTKGPTLQDGGTVKKTEAPVEIGTLFDAVDSLVENLSGDKPGTGPIADFVDVTSGIASGNGAKLRDALAALAAAGKTGADNSDSLTEILKAMSTLTTALTDNYPKMMAFSSSMTQVSRMLGEQSVGLVATLDDLNKALQNTSDFLEANSGTISSSTSRMAAVTANLSDFSREVVDGIDMAPLLFQNLSNSISAEQGAWRASVLLDKSLVDNELSNRLCEAINVNKKGCRTGQLGDFGPDLGIYSGLLGLLQK; encoded by the coding sequence ATGCTGACCGCTCCCCGCCGTGCTCTCGCCGCGGCCGCCATGACGGCAGTCGTCGCACTCGGCGTCACCGGCTGCTCGCTGATGCCCGCGAGTTGGACCACGACCCTCGGGCAGGCGAAGTCGGTGACCGCGTACTTCGACGACGTGTCCGGTCTGTTCGTCGGGAACGACGTCGCCGTGCTGGGCATGCCCGTCGGCCGCATCACGTCCGTCGAACCGGAGGGCACACGCGTCAAGGTGGTGTTCACCGTGAGCAACGACGTCGACGTCCCTGAAGACGCCACCGCGGCGATCGTCAACACATCGATCGTCACCACGCGTCACATCGAACTGACGCCCGCCTACACCAAGGGGCCTACGCTGCAGGACGGCGGAACGGTCAAGAAGACCGAAGCCCCGGTGGAGATCGGCACGCTGTTCGACGCAGTCGACTCACTGGTGGAGAACCTGTCGGGCGACAAGCCCGGCACCGGTCCGATCGCCGACTTCGTCGACGTCACATCGGGCATCGCTTCGGGCAACGGTGCGAAGCTGCGGGACGCACTCGCCGCGCTGGCCGCCGCAGGCAAGACCGGCGCCGACAACAGCGACTCGCTCACCGAGATCCTCAAGGCGATGAGCACGCTCACGACGGCGCTCACCGACAACTACCCGAAGATGATGGCCTTCTCATCATCGATGACGCAGGTCTCACGAATGCTCGGCGAACAGTCCGTCGGACTCGTCGCAACACTCGACGATCTCAACAAGGCCCTGCAGAACACGTCGGATTTCCTCGAAGCCAACTCCGGCACGATCAGTTCGTCGACGTCCCGGATGGCCGCAGTCACGGCGAATCTCTCGGATTTCTCCCGGGAGGTCGTCGACGGCATCGATATGGCGCCGCTGCTGTTCCAGAACCTCTCGAACTCGATCTCCGCCGAACAGGGCGCATGGCGTGCGTCGGTGCTGCTCGACAAGTCGTTGGTCGACAACGAGTTGTCCAACCGTCTGTGTGAGGCGATCAACGTGAACAAGAAGGGCTGCCGCACCGGTCAGCTGGGTGATTTCGGCCCAGACCTCGGCATCTACTCAGGACTGTTGGGGTTGTTGCAGAAATGA
- a CDS encoding MlaD family protein — MMTWLREHKIMVGNLSLVLVMLLGLAYLAFGSLSWRPWQGTYDVTVHFPQSGGLQETSKVMLRGSEVGQVRTIQVTPTDVVVTMRLDDDVKINKNSKVSALGLSGAGEQYVNFTPTTNDGPFLEDGAVVEVGQTHVTVAFSSMLQSTLDVVGQIDPPKLTASLQQLEIALNDRGPNQLKSIFHSGGVIFADLAKTLPQTTKLIQNLGTIFKTTANAQPDLDALAKGFNKVATAAANADGELRQLLGRGPAQFSSLAGSLSTISDPIADLVKQFADIARQGALRAPTMATLFPSIRDGSVQAQKMFHDGAWWALASIYPRPSCNYSIAPTPPTQVLELTVPKNLYCVTNDPTLQTRGAANAPRPKGDDTAGPPPNYDPNARTVPLDR, encoded by the coding sequence ATGATGACTTGGCTGCGTGAACACAAGATCATGGTCGGCAACCTCTCGCTGGTGCTCGTCATGCTCCTCGGACTGGCGTATCTCGCGTTCGGATCTCTGAGCTGGCGCCCGTGGCAGGGCACCTACGACGTGACCGTCCATTTCCCGCAGTCCGGAGGACTGCAGGAGACCAGCAAGGTGATGCTGCGCGGTTCCGAGGTCGGGCAGGTCCGGACGATTCAAGTGACGCCGACCGACGTCGTCGTGACGATGCGCCTCGATGACGACGTGAAGATCAACAAGAACAGCAAGGTGTCCGCGCTGGGCCTGTCCGGTGCAGGTGAGCAGTACGTCAACTTCACCCCGACGACGAATGACGGTCCGTTCCTTGAGGACGGGGCGGTTGTCGAGGTAGGGCAGACGCACGTGACCGTCGCGTTCTCGTCGATGCTGCAGTCGACGCTCGACGTGGTCGGTCAGATCGATCCGCCGAAGCTGACGGCGTCCCTCCAGCAGTTGGAGATCGCCCTCAACGACCGTGGCCCGAACCAGTTGAAGTCGATCTTCCACTCGGGTGGCGTGATCTTCGCCGATCTGGCCAAGACACTTCCGCAGACGACGAAGTTGATTCAGAACCTCGGGACCATCTTCAAGACGACCGCCAACGCTCAGCCGGACCTCGACGCTCTCGCGAAGGGCTTCAACAAGGTCGCCACGGCGGCGGCGAATGCGGACGGCGAACTCCGACAGTTGCTCGGCCGCGGACCCGCACAGTTCAGCTCGCTCGCCGGTTCACTGTCGACGATCAGCGACCCGATCGCCGACCTCGTCAAACAGTTCGCCGACATCGCACGCCAGGGCGCGTTGCGGGCGCCGACGATGGCGACGCTCTTCCCGTCGATCCGTGACGGCAGCGTCCAGGCTCAGAAGATGTTCCACGACGGCGCCTGGTGGGCTTTGGCCTCGATCTACCCGAGGCCCTCGTGCAATTACTCGATCGCGCCGACGCCGCCCACCCAGGTGCTCGAACTGACAGTCCCGAAGAACCTATACTGCGTGACCAACGACCCGACGCTGCAGACCCGCGGCGCGGCGAACGCTCCGCGCCCCAAGGGCGACGACACCGCCGGTCCGCCGCCGAACTATGATCCGAACGCGCGTACCGTTCCGCTCGACCGATAG
- a CDS encoding MCE family protein: MNRMRKVAATAVALVTTVSLAACGSIPGLTVEQIPLPAPGGIGDSITVHALFDNALNLPAQAKVRLAGTDVGQVDDIVASNYRADVTMSVSTDVRLPVGTGAELRQATPLGDVFVALIPPADSSKGFIADGGDLTGPTSAAATVEDLLVSMTGLVDGGAVGAMQRIFTELSTALSGNAPELRGAIDGFTTAIDKMNRNAGAVDKAFATTANLTQSLADGRAQLAASINKLPGAIDAVNGDIGLILSTLDKTNNVTDATNDFLRSERQNLPELLGHLNTTLIALGNAAPTLGPLADAMEKLNPKWIKSTQGSAALVSAKVFWLTPGAGFDSASRLPEGSDITQGDHALQQTLARLLARLTGR, from the coding sequence ATGAACCGCATGAGAAAGGTCGCAGCGACAGCCGTCGCTCTTGTCACGACAGTGAGCCTGGCCGCCTGCGGCTCGATCCCGGGCCTGACAGTCGAGCAGATCCCACTGCCGGCCCCCGGCGGGATCGGTGACTCCATCACCGTCCACGCGCTGTTCGACAACGCGTTGAACCTGCCGGCCCAGGCTAAGGTCCGCCTCGCGGGAACCGACGTCGGACAGGTCGACGACATCGTTGCGTCGAACTATCGAGCCGATGTCACCATGTCGGTGTCGACAGATGTGAGGCTTCCGGTGGGCACCGGAGCCGAACTCCGTCAGGCAACGCCGCTCGGCGACGTCTTCGTCGCGCTCATTCCGCCTGCGGACTCGTCGAAGGGCTTCATCGCCGACGGCGGAGATCTCACCGGACCGACGTCGGCCGCAGCGACAGTCGAAGACCTGCTGGTCAGCATGACCGGCCTGGTCGACGGTGGCGCCGTCGGAGCGATGCAACGGATCTTCACCGAACTGTCGACCGCACTGTCGGGCAACGCCCCGGAACTCCGTGGCGCGATCGACGGGTTCACCACGGCCATCGACAAGATGAACCGGAATGCGGGCGCGGTCGACAAGGCGTTCGCGACGACGGCGAACCTCACCCAGTCGTTGGCCGACGGACGCGCGCAGTTGGCTGCGTCGATCAACAAGCTTCCCGGTGCGATCGACGCCGTCAACGGTGACATCGGCCTGATCCTGTCCACGCTGGACAAGACGAACAACGTGACCGACGCGACCAACGACTTCCTCCGGTCCGAACGTCAGAATCTGCCGGAGCTCCTCGGGCATCTAAACACCACGTTGATCGCGCTCGGGAATGCGGCGCCGACGCTCGGCCCGCTGGCCGATGCGATGGAGAAGCTGAATCCGAAGTGGATCAAGTCGACGCAGGGTTCGGCGGCACTCGTCTCGGCGAAGGTGTTCTGGCTGACGCCAGGTGCCGGTTTCGACTCGGCGTCGAGGCTGCCAGAGGGTTCAGACATCACTCAGGGCGATCACGCCCTGCAGCAGACGCTTGCTCGACTCCTCGCACGACTGACGGGGCGGTGA